One genomic window of Prosthecodimorpha staleyi includes the following:
- a CDS encoding isochorismatase family protein, giving the protein MTTHVAITPAFAELVDLWAPVRQIGTGFEFTEGPIWHPKEQHLLFSDMPGDVRRRWDRSGIREVMRPANKCNGMTYDADLNLIVCEHATSTLVRERPDGRRDILASHFDGRELNSPNDVVVKSDGSIYFSDPWYGRMPVYGVERPRQLGFQGVYRIAPGGGPPQLVVERTLFEQPNGLCFSPDESLLYINDTAQHVIRVFEVGPQGTLAQGRIFASGIVSATEPGVPDGMKCDAKGNVWVCGPGGVWVYAPDGRLIGKIRIPELVGNLTWGGPDFHTLFLTATHSVYAVETKVGPRNEPYMRRDAAPRAVSVQPAASVARNGTQKAAPGYVLDPARCAVIVQDMQNDVVMDGGAFAASGSPAHCREQNAIGNAARLAAAARRLGVPVIHVWFVVEPGCPGVTMNAPLFEGLADARAMVRGTWGAAPVPGLEPEPGDHVVEKCRMSAWEGTRLETVLKALGRDIVVVTGAWTNMSIEHTARTGADKGYYMIVPEDCCSTMNAEWHTASVNYALQNVAVVTDADALLSAWG; this is encoded by the coding sequence ATGACGACCCATGTCGCGATCACGCCGGCCTTCGCCGAGCTTGTCGATCTCTGGGCGCCCGTCCGCCAGATCGGCACGGGCTTCGAATTCACGGAAGGGCCGATCTGGCACCCGAAGGAGCAGCATCTGCTCTTCTCCGACATGCCCGGCGACGTGCGCCGGCGCTGGGATCGCAGCGGCATCCGCGAGGTCATGCGTCCGGCCAACAAGTGCAACGGCATGACCTACGACGCCGATCTGAACCTGATCGTCTGCGAGCATGCGACCTCGACCCTGGTGCGCGAAAGGCCGGACGGACGACGCGACATCCTCGCGTCGCATTTCGACGGGCGGGAGCTGAACAGCCCCAACGACGTGGTGGTGAAGTCGGACGGATCGATCTACTTCTCCGATCCCTGGTACGGCCGGATGCCGGTCTACGGCGTGGAGCGACCGCGCCAGCTCGGCTTCCAGGGCGTCTACCGGATCGCCCCGGGCGGCGGCCCGCCGCAGCTCGTCGTCGAGCGCACCTTGTTCGAACAGCCGAACGGGCTCTGCTTCTCGCCCGACGAGAGCCTTCTCTACATCAACGACACGGCGCAGCACGTGATCCGGGTCTTCGAGGTCGGGCCGCAGGGCACGCTCGCGCAGGGGCGCATCTTCGCCTCCGGCATCGTCTCCGCGACCGAGCCGGGCGTGCCGGACGGCATGAAATGCGACGCCAAGGGCAATGTCTGGGTCTGCGGGCCCGGCGGGGTCTGGGTCTACGCGCCGGACGGCCGGCTGATCGGCAAGATCCGGATTCCGGAACTGGTCGGCAACCTCACCTGGGGCGGACCGGATTTCCACACCCTGTTCCTGACCGCGACCCATTCGGTCTATGCGGTCGAGACCAAGGTCGGCCCGCGCAACGAGCCCTATATGCGCCGCGACGCCGCGCCGCGCGCCGTATCTGTCCAGCCGGCGGCGAGCGTCGCCCGCAATGGGACCCAGAAGGCCGCGCCCGGCTATGTGCTCGACCCGGCGCGCTGCGCGGTCATCGTGCAGGACATGCAGAACGACGTGGTCATGGATGGCGGCGCCTTCGCGGCATCGGGGTCGCCCGCCCATTGCCGCGAGCAGAATGCCATCGGCAATGCCGCCCGCCTCGCCGCGGCGGCGCGGCGGCTGGGCGTGCCCGTGATCCATGTCTGGTTCGTGGTCGAGCCGGGATGTCCGGGCGTTACCATGAACGCGCCGCTCTTCGAGGGCCTCGCGGACGCCCGCGCCATGGTGCGCGGCACTTGGGGCGCCGCGCCCGTGCCGGGGCTGGAGCCCGAGCCGGGCGACCATGTGGTGGAGAAGTGCCGGATGAGCGCCTGGGAAGGCACGCGGCTCGAAACCGTCCTGAAGGCCCTCGGGCGCGACATCGTGGTGGTCACCGGGGCCTGGACCAACATGTCGATCGAGCACACCGCCCGGACCGGCGCCGACAAGGGCTACTACATGATCGTGCCGGAGGACTGCTGCTCGACCATGAACGCCGAATGGCACACGGCCTCAGTCAACTACGCCCTGCAGAATGTCGCCGTCGTCACCGACGCCGACGCGCTCCTGTCCGCCTGGGGCTGA
- a CDS encoding MBL fold metallo-hydrolase has translation MPLEIKVLDYGDIELESSFLVLGRGCGQRKRTYTFGFLILGGPWPVVVDTGYRHNQIMESLGMRGLQFHENMIENQLMRHGVRMGDVRYVAHTHLHIDHAGKDDLFPMNTTVIVNRRELEYSVSGLMHPQYPAPDIKHLIDRLHTRHALRLEDLDLTGMIELFPGCYLEAAGAHTEGSMNVHVDTAEGRATICGDVIYDFHDQIIEPFHEIHANEPRVTGNHGTTKRQEKAAIKKLLNSSRFLLPIHDKPAKIEAGQVVGRLDMAVPGPVSQTVPRRNWFPV, from the coding sequence ATGCCGCTCGAAATCAAGGTGCTCGACTATGGCGACATCGAGCTGGAATCGAGCTTCCTGGTCCTCGGCCGCGGCTGTGGCCAGCGCAAGCGCACCTACACCTTCGGCTTCCTGATCCTGGGCGGCCCGTGGCCGGTCGTCGTCGACACCGGCTACCGCCACAACCAGATCATGGAAAGCCTGGGCATGCGCGGGCTGCAGTTCCACGAGAACATGATCGAGAACCAGCTGATGCGGCACGGCGTGCGCATGGGCGACGTGCGCTATGTCGCGCACACCCATCTGCATATCGACCACGCCGGCAAGGACGACCTCTTTCCCATGAACACGACCGTGATCGTGAACCGGCGCGAACTCGAATATTCGGTCTCCGGCCTGATGCATCCGCAGTATCCGGCGCCCGACATCAAGCATCTGATCGACCGGCTGCACACCCGCCACGCGCTCCGGCTGGAGGATCTCGATCTGACCGGCATGATCGAACTCTTCCCCGGCTGCTATCTCGAGGCGGCCGGCGCCCACACCGAAGGCTCGATGAACGTCCATGTCGACACCGCCGAGGGCCGGGCGACGATTTGCGGCGACGTGATCTACGACTTCCACGACCAGATCATCGAGCCCTTCCACGAGATCCACGCCAACGAGCCGCGCGTCACCGGCAACCACGGCACGACCAAGCGGCAGGAGAAGGCGGCGATCAAGAAGCTGCTGAATTCGTCGCGCTTCCTCCTGCCGATCCACGACAAGCCCGCCAAGATCGAGGCCGGACAGGTGGTCGGCCGTCTCGACATGGCGGTTCCCGGGCCGGTCTCGCAAACGGTGCCGCGGCGCAACTGGTTCCCGGTCTGA
- a CDS encoding amidohydrolase family protein: MIDAHFHIWRQADLPWLVGPMQPRIFGPYEPIRRDYGIEEYLADCRPAGVTGAVYVQANWAPARALDEVRFVADAGRSSGFPIAIVAYADMLAEDVRPQLDALAAEPTVCGVRMQLHWHDNPLYRFASAPDLALNPTLQRNVARLADYGWSFDLQVFAGQMAGAAALAEACPGVTFVLQHAGMLEDLSPAGIEAWRHGMDMLARRPNVVSKLSGLGTFLRRNDAAHIGFVARETLGLFGPQRCLFGSNFPIEKLWTTYADLAAAHRAAIDHLTPADRALVLEGTARAVYHLND; encoded by the coding sequence ATGATCGACGCTCATTTCCACATCTGGCGGCAAGCCGACCTGCCCTGGCTCGTCGGCCCGATGCAGCCGCGCATCTTCGGTCCCTACGAGCCGATCCGGCGCGACTACGGAATCGAGGAATATCTGGCCGACTGCCGCCCCGCGGGCGTTACCGGCGCGGTCTACGTCCAGGCCAACTGGGCGCCGGCGCGCGCGCTCGACGAGGTGCGGTTCGTGGCAGATGCCGGCCGCAGCTCGGGCTTTCCGATCGCGATCGTCGCCTATGCGGACATGCTCGCCGAGGATGTGCGGCCGCAGCTCGACGCGCTCGCCGCCGAGCCGACCGTATGCGGCGTCCGCATGCAACTGCACTGGCACGACAATCCGCTCTATCGTTTCGCCTCCGCACCGGATCTCGCGCTCAATCCGACGCTGCAGCGCAATGTCGCGCGCCTCGCCGACTATGGCTGGAGCTTCGATCTGCAGGTCTTCGCCGGCCAGATGGCCGGTGCGGCGGCGCTCGCCGAGGCCTGCCCTGGCGTGACCTTCGTGCTGCAGCATGCCGGCATGCTGGAGGATCTGTCGCCGGCCGGCATCGAGGCCTGGCGCCACGGCATGGACATGCTGGCGCGGCGCCCGAATGTGGTCTCCAAGCTCTCCGGCCTCGGCACCTTCCTGCGCCGCAACGATGCCGCCCATATCGGCTTCGTGGCGCGCGAGACCCTGGGCCTGTTCGGCCCGCAACGCTGCCTGTTCGGCTCGAACTTCCCGATCGAAAAGCTCTGGACGACCTATGCCGACCTGGCGGCCGCCCACCGGGCCGCGATCGACCATCTCACCCCGGCCGACCGGGCCCTGGTCCTCGAAGGGACCGCCCGCGCCGTCTACCATCTGAACGACTGA